The region ATCCGCTGCCGCCTGCTGAAGACACAGATTATCTGGTCAAGAAGCCTTCAGGAGAAGAGCTGAACGATTGCGCTAATGAATTTTGGTGGTGCATGACAAATGTCGCAAAAGGATTATGCCGTAAAGAACTGCCGTATGCTAAATCGATGATGGAAGGACCAGTCAGAGAGATGCTGCTGCTAGCAATGAGCTGGCGAGTGGGGGTAGAGACCCATTTCACGGTCAGTATTGGTAAATTTGGCAAGTATTTGCAGCGTTATACAAGTGAAGAACTTTGGGAGAAATGGCTAAAAACATATGCAGATGGACAAATAGACCACATGTGGGAAGCCTTATTCACTAGTTGTGCACATTTTAAAGAAGTGAGTCAAAATATAGCCGAACAATTGGGCAATCCGTTAGAAGACGAAGAAAAAGTATTAGTTTATTTAAAAGAACTGGGTCGTCAAAGTAAAAAAGCTGAACAGTAGTGTACTGTCAGCTTTTTTATGTGTATAAATTAAGTAGTTTTTACAGTTAAAAAGTAATTAGTCGTTAGGTTCTTCCACTGCTGGTTGATAAGTTGGCAAATAAGGATGAGCCTTCTTAAATTTATGATAATAGAAACCTAAATCATAGCGATATTTTTCATTTTCCACCCAAGGTTTGTGTTTGCCGCAGTAATGGATGAAGACAACGTTTTTTTCTACCCATTCCTGATTATAAACAGTAGGGAAGAATAATTTTAATTTTGAATAAAAACGCGGATCTAAATTATAAATCCGCCAATCGGCTTCGCCAATGCGGTCCCAGTACAAATGATTGAAGATATCTTGGTCTGGCAAAACTAAACGGTTTTTGTTTACCTCTATAGCCTTAAAAATATCCTCTGAAGTTACCTGTTTGCGGATTTTTGGCAGGTTCATCAGTAAGATACCGGTGTTGAAATAATCTTCTGATTTAAGAGTTCCTAAGCGAAGGTTATTAAGCGGCTGAATCCACTTTGTCGCATATTCGTGAGTTGTTGCAATAAATAGTTTATCTTTGAAATCCTGATTATAAAATTTAGCAAATGAATTCAAATTGATGATATCAGGATCGAGGTAAAGAATCCGCTCCATTTTGTCCGGCAAGACAAAAGGAGCTAATAAACGATAATACATTTCAATGGAATAGTACCGATTGACTACCGTATCTTCTTCAAACAGATTCGTACAATCAATAATATGCAGAGAATGACCTTCTTTATGAATGAATGCTTCTAATTGAAGAAGTTGAAAGTCCGGTATATCTTTATGCATTAAATAGATCTCAAAGGATTCCTCGTGACTAGTTGAGTGAAAAATCGAATGAAGCAAGGTATAAAATGGCGGAAGATAATTTTCATTTAAAGTAAATAATAAGTTCATGTGATAAGCTCCTATATCATTTAACGTTCTTCTATTAGTAAGTATGTCTTAAATGGACAAAAAAGCATGAGACTTAAGCTGTATTTTTTGCTAGCATACAAAATCAATTTTGAACAAATACCGTTTCAAATACAAAATTTTGATAGTCATGTCTGGTCAAAGAATATTCAAAAATACGGCCATCTTCCAGATGGGCGATTTTTTCGACTTCCATGATAAAAGTATCTTTGTCGACATCCAATAGTTTGCAATCCTCAACTGTAACCTTATCCCCACGTACCCAAACATGAGCACGTTGCATTTTAAAACCTAATTCCTCACGAATATAATTGTAGATTGAGCTTTCTAAATGTTTTGGTTCTAAACCTGTGATGACTGAAAGCGGCATATAGGTATGTTCAACTGAATAAGGAGCGTGGTTCACGTATCTTACGCGGATAATTTTATAGACATACCCATTATCTTTTATTTCGAGTTTTTCGGCAATTTCATTTGACGGTTTTTCGATCGAAAATTGATAAGTTTTAGAGGTGATGTGTTCTTTACCAACTGTACTTATCAAGCCTGATGTTGGACCGAGCGCAATAGCTCCTCCATTAGTGGATTTTCCTTTGATAAATGAACCAGAACCGCGTCTGCGAATAACCATGCCTTCCTTTACAAGCAAATCAATGGCTTTTTTGACAGTCAATTTACTACAGTCGTACTCAATAGCCAGGTCATCGCCAGTAGGAATTTTTTCATTGATTTTGTAAAAGTCAGTGTTTATTTTTTGTTTAAGATCTGTATAGATCGTCATATATTTAGGAAGTGTGCTCATTAATTTCTCTCCTCATACTATAAAGTGGGTTATAAATATCTGTAAAAGTATAACACAGACTTTACCTTTAATCTACAAAGAATACAACAAAAATAAAAAGTGTATATCTTTACATAAAAGTGTTTACTTTTATGTAAATGTGCGTTATTATGCTACTATAAAGAAAGGGGAATTACGTGATGGAAGAGATGATAACGTTCCCAAAAGATTTTTGGTGGGGTTCAGCCTGGTCGGCAGAACAAGCTGAAGGTCGAGGGAATACAGGAAAAGCAGAAACAGTTTGGGAACATTGGTTTAAAGAAGAACCCAATCGTTTTTATAACAGAATAGATTCAAGCGTTACGACAGATCATATAAATCACTACAAAGAAGATATTCAATTAATGAAAGAAACTGGACACAATTCATTTAGATTATCCATTTCTTGGGCAAGAATGTTTCCTGATGGAGGCACTGGTAAAGTTAATCCTAAAGCCGTTGAGTTTTATCGAAATTTATTAACAGAAATGAATAAAAACGGCATCAAACCGTTTGTTAACTTGTATCATTTTGATATGCCATTTGCTTTGCAAGAAAAAGGCGGCTGGGAATCTAGAGAGGTGGTCGATGCTTATGTAAATTACGCTACAACTTGTTTTAAAGAACTTGGGGATTTAGTTTATCATTGGTTTACCTTTAATGAACCGCTTGGTCCAATTTTAGGCAGTTATTTAGAAGGATTCCATTATCCAGCATTAGTAGATTTTAAACGGGGTGCACAAGCTGCTTTTTACACGATCTTAGCGCATGCATTAGCGATTCAATCCTTTAAAGAATTGCAATTGAACTCGAAAATCGGCGTTATTTTAAACCTAAGTCCTACTTATCCAAGAAGTCAACAGCCTGCAGATATAAAAGCGGCAGAAATTGTAGACGCTTTATATACACGTAGTTTCTTAGATCCAATGGTTAAAGGAACTTTCCCGGAAAAACTAGTGGAGATATTGAAAGAATACGATCAAATGCCTATTTATGAAGCAGCTGATCTAACAGTGATCGAACAGAACACTGCTCAAATTTTAGGACTGAATTACTATGAACCTCGCCGGGTAAAAGCAAGGTTAACTGCAATCAATCCTGAAGGACCATTTTTACCAGAATGGTTTTATGAAAATTATGATATGCCGGGCAAACGAATGAATATCTATCGTGGCTGGGAAATTTACGAAAAAGGAATTTACGATTTATGTATCGATATCCGCGATAATTATGGCAACATCGAAGCTTTTATTTCAGAAAACGGAATGGGAGTAGCCGACGAAGAAAGATTTATGAACGATAAAGGCCAAGTTATCGACGATTACCGAATCGATTACATTAAAGACCATTTAGCTTACGTGCATAAAGCTATTTCTGAGGGATGCAACATTAAAGGGTATCATTTATGGACTTTTATAGATTGCTGGTCATGGATCAATGCATATAAAAATAGATACGGCTTGGTTTCCTTAAATCTAGAAAACCAAAAGCGGACGATTAAAAAAAGCGGAGAATTTTATAAAGAAATGAGTCGCAACAACGGTTTTGTGTACGATACACATAGACTAGTTTAGAGGAGGAGACAATATGTCAGATTCATCAGAAAAGATGTCCATTACTGATCGTTTTGCTTACGTAGCACAAAAAATGGGAAATCAAATCCATTTGCGCACGTTAAGAGATGCATTTGCATCTATCATGCCATTCATTATTTTAGCCGGTTTTATGACATTAATTAATTACGTTATTTTGGAGCCAACAGGATTCATGGGTAAAATCATTGCTCCAGAGACGTTAACTACTTGGCAGTCGATTGGAACGTCTATATCAAACGGTACACTAAATGTGATGGCCTTATTGATTGCAGTTGCCATCGCTTACCACCTTTCTGTAAATCGGGGATACAATAACGTTATCGCTCCAATTTTAGTGTCATTCTCTACCATGATTGTGGTAACCCCTTTAAGTACAACATTTATACCAGAAGGCTTTAAAGAAGAAGTATTGGTACCAGGAGTTATACCAGTTAGTTATACTAGTGCCTCAGGTATGTTTGTCGGAATAGTCGTCGGTTTGCTGGCAACTGATTTATTTATCAAGCTATCATCAAATGAAAAATTAAAAATAAATATTAGTGGGAATATTCCTCCAGCTGTTATTAAATCATTTAATGTACTTATTCCAATTATGATTAATGTATTGATTTTTGCTGTTGCTTCTTTTGCATTAAATCAATTGTTTGATATGGATTTTAACACACTAATCACGACTGTCATCACTAAACCTTTAAGTTATGTCACAACTAGTCTTCCAGGTTTTCTATTATTGACAAGTATAGCTAACTTGTTCTTCGGTTTTGGTATTCACCAAGCTGTTATTTCAGGAGCTTTGTTGGACCCATTCTTATTGCAAAACATGCAGGACAATATGTTAGCCTATGCCAATCATGAAGAGATTCCTCATATTATCAATATGGCTTTCAAAGATACTTTTGCCGTTATGGGCGGATCAGGAAATACAGTTGCCTTATTGATTGCCATTTTTGTATTCAGTAAACGTAAAGATTATAAAGATGTATCTAAATTATCTTTGGCACCGGCATTATTTAATATTAGTGAACCCATTATTTTTGGATTACCGATTTGTTTTAACCCAATGTTGATTATTCCATTTGTCCTGGCACCTATATTTTCGTTGACTGTTGCTTATTTCGCAACATCCATTGGAATGATCAATCACGTTGTGGTTCAGATACCCTGGACAACGCCACCTATTATTTCAGGATTCTTGGCTACAGGGGGAGACTGGCGGGCAGCTGCGCTTCAAATAGTCATTATTGCGGTTTCCGTATTTATTTACTTACCGTTCTTAAAAATTGATGAACGTGTGAATAAGATGCAATTAGCAGAACAAAATAATTAAAAATGAATTTAGAGCTGATTTAGAAGGGAATAATCCTTTTCTAAATCAGCTCTAGTTTTTTTCTAAATAATGAAAAAGTTAGTTTAATTAGTAGCTCTTACTTCTTTTGCAAGTGTTTCGATTGTGTAAAGAGCTGGAAGTTGTGATGTAATGTCTGCATCTTTGATAGACTCTGGAGTAATATAATAAGGAATATTGACATCAGAAAGACGAGCAATGGTTGATTTTGAACTGTTCGTGATTGAAATAATGGTACTGCTGCTGAAGCTTAAGTGATTCAAATAATTAACGATATTTTTTGTTTCTCCTGAAACAGACAATGCAATGATACAGACTTGATCAGATAATTTTTTTGATAAATAGTCAATTGGATGATTAGAAGGGTCTTCAATTCTTAATGCCATATTGAAAATAGATGAAAAATATAAAGCCCCATATTCTGCAATGATATTGGACGAGCCTTCGCCAAGAAATAAAATTAACTCTTTATCTTGCAACAAAGAAACAGCTTCGCGAATTTTTTCTTTATAGAAAGGTTGCGTAGTCCGATTTAAGAAATCAATATAAGCTGTTTCATCGATAGACTGTATTTTTTGCTGTTTTTGTTCTTTTGAATACATTTGCAGTTTGATTCTAAATTCAGAAAAACCAGAACAGCCAAATTTTTTACAGAAACGTAAAATACTGGTAGTGCTCGTATGTGTTTCAGCAGCTAAATCACGGATTCGCATATAAGCGACTTGGTCTAAGTGATTGGAAATGTATTTGTAAATAGCCGTATCAAAATCAGTTAAATCAGGGGTTGTATCAAGAAACAACATTTTTCTTTTTCGCCTCCTTAGCAATAAACTTATAGTAGCATATTCATTATAGTGAAACAATGTAGGCAACAACGAATTATTTTTGAACTTAAAAATAAGCAGATTACAGTTGTGACAAATGATGCCACAGTTGTGACAAGTTTCTATTTAAATAACATTTACCTATATCTTGATGAAAAGAGTCAAATCAAGAAAAGAGCGCTATACTAAATTTATAAAGAAAAAAGATAGCGATTACAGTTGGAGGGAAACGATATGAAAAAAGGTTTAAAAATTGTAACGATTGGCGGAGGCTCAAGTTATACGCCGGAATTAGTGGAAGGTTTTATTAACCGTCATGCTGAATTGCCGTTAAAAGAATTGTGGTTAGTCGATGTAGAGCTCGGAAAAGAAAAGCAAGCGATTGTTGGAGAAATGGCTAAGAGAATGATCAAAGCGGCAAATATCGACTGTGAAGTTCATTTGACATTAGACCGTAGAGAAGCGCTGAAAGACGCTGACTTTGTTACAACACAATTAAGAGTAGGACAATTGGACGCTAGAATATTAGACGAACGCATTCCCTTAAGCCATGGCATGATTGGCCAAGAAACAAATGGAGCCGGCGGAATATTTAAAGCATTGAGAACTATTCCAGTTATATTAGATATTGTAGAAGACATGAAAGAACTTTGTCCAGATGCATGGCTGATTGATTTTACGAACCCGGCTGGTATGGTAACAGAAGCGGTTATGCGGTACGGGAATTGGGACAAGGTCGTGGGGTTATGCAATATTCCAGTGAATGCGATCGTCGAAGAAGCTGCTTTATTAGAACGAGATCCTGAAGAATTATTTTTCCAATTTGCCGGAATCAATCACTTGCACTGGCATACGGTTGTAGACAATAAAGGCAAATCCTTAACAGATGAACTGTTAAAAATCATGTATGGCGATGCTTCAAACTCTAAAAGTATTGTAGCAAATATCCAGGAAAACGATTTGATTTTTGAACAAGTGCAAAACTTGCATATGGTGCCTTGTCCATATCATAGATACTATTACTTAACAGATGAAGCATTGAAAGAAGAAATAGAAGACTTCAAAAATTCAGGGACTCGTGCTGAAAAAGTTAAAGGTATCGAAAAAGAATTGTTCGAATTGTACAAAGACGAAAATCTAGATTACAAACCGCAGCAATTAGCCGAACGAGGCGGAGCAAGATACAGTGATGCGGCTTGCAACATCATTAATTCAATTTACAATGACAAACGGATGATCATGACTGTCAGCACGAAAAATAATGGAACCATCACTGATTTGCCAGCAGATTGTGTGGTTGAAGTGACCAGTATGATCACTGGTAATGGTCCAGTTCCATTCCAATTTGGCAGTTTTGCACCAGCTGAAAGAGGGTTATTGCAATTAATGAAATCGATGGAGTTATTAGCTGTTGAAGCTGCTGTGACGGGAGACTATGGTACATTGCTGCAAGCCTTTACGATGAATCCTTTGATCACCAGCGGATTTGTTGCTAAACAAGTAATGGATGAACTATTAGTTGCCCATAAGACTTATTTACCGCAATTTGCTGAAAAAATCAAAGAAATTGAAAAAGCAACTACAGCAAGCTAATTTCTTGTTCTAGAGAAAACTGAAATACTCTTAAGGTCCTAACCGATCTTAAGAGTATTTTTAATAAAAGCACTAATTCTTAGACAAAATCGTGATAGCGTAGTTGGCGGAATTCGTGATTTAGTTGAATTAATGGATATGCCTTTGCCAACAGAAATAGAAGAACCGGTAGAAATCCTTGAGGCTGTGAGTCGACAATTTGTAGAAAAATACCAAATTACTTTATTTGCTGGAACGCTCCGTGAAAAAGAGGGGAAAAACCGAAGTGTAAAAGGTTTTTTGCGTCATGCAAATCAGTTCGTTCTCAGTTCTGTGTATGATTTAGACATCTATGACCGAATCGGGACAGGGGATGCTTATGCAGCAGGGATCATAACTGGTTTTATCGAAAAATGGTCTGACCACCAAACTGTTGAATTTGCAATAGGTAATGCTGTTTTAGCGCATACTACTTTTGGCGATAGTCCAATTATCAGAAAAGATAGGGTAGAAGCTTTTATTGCAGGTCAAACAAATGACGTCATCCGTTAGTGAAAAACATTAAAAAAGTTGCTGTATTCCAAAGTTTATACGTGGAATACGGCAACTTTTTAGTTTGTCTGATTAGTAGCCTCTAAAAGGGTTTCTTTGAATAACTTTTGGAAAGTTAGGCGGTTTTCTTCAGTGAACGGTTTAGGTCCTTTAGTGCGTTTTCCGCTTTTTCGAACTTGAGCACTTAAATAACGTGATTGCAACAATTGGTCGATGTTGTCGTTGGTATACTTAAAACCAGTATGGTGCAAGACAATACAACCTTTAGCTAGTGCTAATGAAGCTAAGCCGTAATCTTGAGTGACGATTAAATCGCCTTTTTTTGCCAAACGCATGATTCGGTAATCAGCAGCTTCGGCTCCAATGTCGACATAAATTGTTTCTACTCCAGCCGGTTGTTCAACGGTCGAAAAGTGAGAAATACTGGTAACTAAAATAACGGGAATATGTTGAGCTGTTCCTTCTGAGATAACGATATCTTTTACAGGACAAGCATCGGCATCGATATAAATTTTCATTCTTCACCTGCTTTCAAAAGATAAAACGCTATATATAATAAGTCTTTTAGTTGTCGATTCAGCTTGCTGCTATGATATTCTAAAGTAAGAATAGAAAGAGGAGCTGATTAGAATGACAGATAATTTATTTGTTTTTCAAATTTCAACCCGTGAAAAACAATCTTTTACTACGATCGATTCTTATTTGCAGGAAGCTTTAACCAAAAGTGGTGTGGAAAAAGGCATGATGTTGATTTTTTGCCCACATACAACCGCAGCTATTACGATCAATGAAAACGCTGATCCCGATGTAAAAAAAGACCTGAAGTTAGGGTTTGATGAAACTTTCCCTAACAAACCAGCCTATGTGCATATGGAAGGCAATTCAGATGGTCATATGAAATCCTCTGTTGTAGGAGCGAGCGAAATGCTTATCATTGAAAAAGGCCGACTTATTCTTGGAACATGGCAAAGTGTGTATTTTTTTGATTTTGATGGTCCGCGAACAAGAAATTTCTATGTAAAAATTTTAGAAGGGTAACCTTTTAAAAGATACTGAAAACTATACCGCAAAAATAAGCTGCTGCCAACAGAAGAATCTCCTGTTGGCAGCAGCCTGTTTTCAGTCTCAAAGAAAAAGATTATTCAGTTTTTTCACCGATCAAATCTGGTTCAGTAGCTTCAGCAGTGTCAACATCTTCTAGAGTAGCAGGTGGTGCCACAATGACTACCGTTTCATCTTGTTCGTCAAAGACAGTAATATCCTTGCTTACATTTAAGTCAGCCACTGTTAAGGAATCGCCAATTGCTAAGGTACTCACATCGACTTCGAACTCTGTTGGAATATTATTCGGAGTCGTTTCAATTTCTAGTTCATTTAATGTTTGAGAAACCATTCCTAATTTAACACTTTCAGCACCTGTTAAAACGATTGGAACAGTAACGGTTAATTTTTGGCCTTTTTCAATGGCTTGAAGCTCTACATCTAATATTTGGAATTTTAAAGCGGCACTTTGGAAGTCTTTAACAATTACTTGTCGAGGTGCTTCATCACCCACAACAATATCAAAAATTCCGTTTTTACCTAGTTGTTTCAATACTTCAATAAAATCTTTTTCATTTAATAAAACAGGAGTAGCGTCTCCTCCTTTATTGTAGACAACAGCTGGAAGTTTATGAGCCTTTCTATAACGATTAGCTGATGCTGTTCCAACCTCTGTTCTTAATTCTGCATTTACTTTCATAAATTTTTCCCCTTTCGTATTAGCTTAGTAAAGCTGCTTAGTAGAATCTATTTTCTAAAAAAAAGAAAAAAATAAGAAAAGATCCAAGCTAAGAATCGTATCCATTTATCATTATACCAAATAGGAGAAAGATTAGCTAACAAAACGGTTTCAATTCATTATTTGTCTCACTTTTTTCAATGACCATAGCCATACCAATTCCGCCGCCGACACATAAAGAAGCGAGACCGAAAGTCGTTTCTCTTTTCTGCATTTCATGAACTAAGCTAACTAAAATACGGGCCCCAGAAGCACCGATTGGGTGACCTAATGCAATTGCTCCGCCGTTAACATTAACTTTGTCTTTATTCATATTCAAATCCCGCATGACAGCAACACTTTGGGCAGCAAAGGCTTCATTTAATTCAATCAAATCCATATCTTCTAAGTTTAAATGAGTTTTTTCTAAAACTTCTTCAATTGCATAATAAGGTGCATATCCCATAATTGAAGGATTGATCCCAGCTTCTGCGTAACCTTTAAGAGTAGCTAGATAAGAGATGTTCAGTTCTTCAGCGTGCGATTTTTTCATCAAGATAAGAGCTGCTGCCCCGTCATTTATTCCAGAAGAATTTCCTGCAGTGACCGTTCCGTTTTCTTTAAAAGCAGCAGGAAGTTTGGCTAAGCTGTCTAGATTCGTTTGTTTGCGAATAAATTCATCTTCACTAAACAAAGCTGTTTGGCCTTTTGGTCCTTTAACAGGTACTGGCACGATTTCTGCCGAAAAAGCTCCGTTGTCTTGGGCTTGAGCAGCCTTCATTTGTGAATGTGCAGCAAAAGCATCTTGTTCAGTTCTTGAGATGCCATATTGTTCAGCTACATTTTCAGCGGTCATTCCCATTGGCAGGTGATCAAAAGCATCGGCCAGTCCATCGTGCATCGCGCTGTCGATCAGTTGATCATTTCCTGCTTTCTTTCCCCAACGGTGATTATTTAAAAGATAAGGAGCTTGTGTCATGTTTTCAGTACCGCCTACCACAACGATCTCAGCATCCCCTAGTCGAATAGCTTGGCTTCCAAGAATAACGGCTTTTAAGCCAGAACCGCACACTTCATTCACCGTCATGGATGGAGCTGAGTAAGGAACGCCGGCATGGACAGCAATTTGTCGAGCCGGATTTTGTCCCAAGCCAGCTTGCAAAACATTTCCAAAAATAAGCTGGTCTATTTTATCTGCGGATAGACCCGATTTTTTGATAACTTCTTTTACAACGATTGCACCTAATTCAATTGCAGTAGTGTTTTTCAAGCTGCCCCCAAATTTTCCAATGGGAGTTCGTGCTGCACTTACGATAACAACTTCCTCCATAGTCCTCTACCCCTTACTATTCATGTCTTATTTATCTGCATAGCTTTTATTACATCACTATAGCTTCTTTTCCTATTGTACGGTATTTCAAACAGTTTAACACTTTAAGATTTGGTAAACATTTTTAGTGGCTTTAAGGTAATTAAAGAAAATTAGCTGCTGTTTATTAAGCTTATCTTTAGATTTTCTTCTGCTTATTGTTTTTTTAACAGTTGTATACTATTCTTTAACTAATGATGACACAACCAGTTAGGAGAACGCCGTTTATGTTGGTCTAGTTTACTGGTTTTAAAATGGGTAAGTAACCAATGGAGGAGATTTTTTTGAAAATCGGGATTGATAAAATTGGCTTTTACGTTCCAGATTTATATCTGGATATGCGAAAATTAGCTGCAGCTAGAGAGATAGAACCGGATAAATTCACAATTGGCATTGGTCAAGAAAAAATGGCAGTTGCTCCGATCACACAAGATGCCGTTACATTGGCAGCAAATGCTGCGGCTAGTATTTTAGATGAAAGAGATAAAGAAAAAATCGATTTAGTCCTATTCGGTACAGAAACAGGCATAGATCATTCAAAAGCTGCAGCAGTCTATGTCCATCATTTATTGGGATTAAATCCAGCAGCACGTTCTTTTGAAATCAAACAAGCTTGTTACGGAGCAACAGCGGGAATTCAAATGGCAAAAGGACATATCGCACTAAATCCGGAAAGCAAGGTATTGGTGTTAGGGTCGGATATTGCACGTTATGGATTAGATTCTTCTGGTGAATCGACCCAAGGAGCCGGAGCAGTAGCGTTACTGATCAGTGCTGAGCCTAGAATTTTAGCACTTGAAGACAAAAGTGCTTACTTAACTGCTGATATTATGGACTTTTGGCGTCCACTTTATTCAAGTACGGCTTATGTAGATGGAAAGTTTTCAAATGAGCAATATAGTTTGTTTTTTGCAACTGTCTGGCAACAATTCAAAGAAAAAAGTGGTTTAACGTTTAAGGATTTCGAAGC is a window of Carnobacterium mobile DSM 4848 DNA encoding:
- a CDS encoding acetyl-CoA C-acetyltransferase; amino-acid sequence: MEEVVIVSAARTPIGKFGGSLKNTTAIELGAIVVKEVIKKSGLSADKIDQLIFGNVLQAGLGQNPARQIAVHAGVPYSAPSMTVNEVCGSGLKAVILGSQAIRLGDAEIVVVGGTENMTQAPYLLNNHRWGKKAGNDQLIDSAMHDGLADAFDHLPMGMTAENVAEQYGISRTEQDAFAAHSQMKAAQAQDNGAFSAEIVPVPVKGPKGQTALFSEDEFIRKQTNLDSLAKLPAAFKENGTVTAGNSSGINDGAAALILMKKSHAEELNISYLATLKGYAEAGINPSIMGYAPYYAIEEVLEKTHLNLEDMDLIELNEAFAAQSVAVMRDLNMNKDKVNVNGGAIALGHPIGASGARILVSLVHEMQKRETTFGLASLCVGGGIGMAMVIEKSETNNELKPFC
- a CDS encoding hydroxymethylglutaryl-CoA synthase — translated: MKIGIDKIGFYVPDLYLDMRKLAAAREIEPDKFTIGIGQEKMAVAPITQDAVTLAANAAASILDERDKEKIDLVLFGTETGIDHSKAAAVYVHHLLGLNPAARSFEIKQACYGATAGIQMAKGHIALNPESKVLVLGSDIARYGLDSSGESTQGAGAVALLISAEPRILALEDKSAYLTADIMDFWRPLYSSTAYVDGKFSNEQYSLFFATVWQQFKEKSGLTFKDFEALCFHLPYTKMGLKALKPVLEEGTSEDKERLLNHYQKSIGYNKVVGNIYTGSLYLSLLSLLEQKEKLAAGSRIGLFSYGSGAVGEFFTGILQPDYQKHLNTNQHTEMLAARREVSVAEYEVIFQQTLPVDGSNLLSETEKDSAAICLAGIVNNQRQYINKTAEK